The following proteins are co-located in the Oscillospiraceae bacterium genome:
- the hprK gene encoding HPr(Ser) kinase/phosphatase — protein MGRYTVKLSKLINEFGLVPVAMPEEPENILISSCEVNRPGLQMIGFFDYFDETRIQIIGLVEHTYFKNMPPEQRAKGADDYMAKKPVAVIFTRDMDPMVEFVEAAKKYGVALLKTAEQTSQFMAALIAMLNVELAPRITRHGVLVEVSGEGILLLGDSGVGKSETAVELIKRGHRLIADDAVEIRRVSNKTLVGSSPENIRHFIELRGIGVVNVRRLFGMGAVKATEKIDLVIEMEPWDAEKVYDRLGMGNETIDILGIEIPCLTIPIKPGRNLAIIIETAAMNNRDKKFGYNPTLELMKQLGMDTEDFEESTKKKD, from the coding sequence TTGGGTCGATATACGGTGAAACTGTCAAAGCTCATCAATGAGTTCGGACTTGTCCCGGTTGCTATGCCGGAGGAACCCGAAAACATCCTGATTTCGTCATGCGAGGTCAATCGCCCCGGTCTGCAGATGATCGGCTTTTTCGACTATTTCGATGAGACCCGCATTCAAATTATCGGGTTGGTCGAGCACACTTATTTTAAGAATATGCCTCCGGAACAGCGCGCAAAGGGCGCCGATGACTATATGGCCAAAAAGCCCGTCGCGGTGATTTTCACTCGCGATATGGACCCGATGGTCGAATTTGTCGAGGCGGCGAAAAAATACGGCGTGGCGTTATTGAAAACTGCGGAGCAGACCTCACAGTTTATGGCCGCATTGATCGCCATGCTCAATGTCGAACTGGCGCCGCGCATTACCCGCCACGGTGTTTTGGTGGAGGTCTCCGGCGAGGGGATTTTGTTGCTCGGGGACAGCGGTGTCGGCAAGAGCGAGACCGCTGTGGAACTGATTAAACGCGGACACCGTCTGATTGCCGACGACGCGGTGGAGATTCGCCGCGTGTCCAACAAGACACTGGTCGGCTCGTCCCCCGAGAACATCCGCCACTTTATCGAACTGCGCGGTATCGGCGTGGTCAATGTGCGCCGGCTATTCGGGATGGGCGCGGTCAAAGCCACTGAGAAAATCGATCTGGTCATTGAAATGGAACCCTGGGATGCTGAAAAGGTCTATGACCGGCTGGGTATGGGGAATGAGACGATTGACATTTTGGGGATTGAAATTCCGTGCCTGACGATTCCGATCAAGCCGGGTCGCAATTTAGCCATCATCATCGAGACCGCTGCCATGAATAACCGCGATAAAAAGTTCGGCTATAATCCCACGCTGGAACTGATGAAGCAGCTGGGTATGGATACGGAGGATTTCGAGGAATCCACCAAAAAGAAAGATTAA
- the whiA gene encoding DNA-binding protein WhiA, protein MSFCNEVKTKLCTFATPLQYGRAFGSGLLFLHAGRQKNYLLRTEISEAVIALGEIFERETGYVLPVELRATGLREYRLKTARSPKMRAADPMRALTTVDFAKPVEKSRTEIFNVFRLFNENGVLDESLFENPEAAQHFLRGAFISTGLAADPAKDFHLEFSGLTERAAGELSRLLETLEFRPLTTKRGEKWAVYFKDGEQIEYLLAALGDTEAMFELSNLRILRDISNNLNRQMNFDAANLGKSRDAAAKHIAAIKYIITKRGIDHLPPELRATASARIENDDASLSELGVLLGIGRSGVNHRLAKIVKLAEELAVKEGDAL, encoded by the coding sequence ATGTCGTTTTGCAATGAGGTGAAAACCAAACTCTGCACGTTTGCGACGCCCTTGCAATACGGACGGGCGTTTGGCAGCGGACTGCTGTTTTTGCACGCCGGACGACAGAAAAATTATCTTTTAAGGACTGAGATTTCCGAAGCGGTGATTGCGCTCGGGGAGATTTTTGAACGCGAGACAGGGTATGTTTTACCCGTAGAACTGCGTGCCACCGGTTTGCGCGAATACCGCCTGAAAACGGCGCGGTCGCCGAAAATGCGTGCCGCCGACCCGATGCGGGCGCTGACCACCGTGGATTTTGCAAAGCCGGTCGAAAAATCCAGAACTGAGATTTTTAATGTGTTTCGGCTTTTTAACGAAAACGGGGTGCTGGATGAATCCTTGTTTGAAAATCCGGAAGCGGCGCAGCATTTTTTGCGCGGCGCGTTCATTTCGACCGGGCTGGCCGCCGATCCCGCGAAAGATTTTCATCTGGAGTTTTCCGGATTGACCGAGCGGGCGGCGGGAGAACTTTCACGGCTGCTGGAGACGTTGGAATTTCGTCCGCTGACGACCAAGCGCGGCGAAAAATGGGCAGTGTATTTCAAGGACGGCGAGCAGATCGAATATTTATTAGCCGCACTCGGCGACACCGAGGCGATGTTTGAACTCTCCAATTTGCGCATTTTGCGCGACATCTCGAACAACCTCAACCGCCAGATGAACTTTGACGCGGCAAACCTCGGAAAATCGAGGGACGCCGCCGCAAAGCACATCGCGGCGATCAAATATATCATAACGAAACGTGGGATCGACCACCTGCCGCCGGAACTGCGGGCGACGGCTTCGGCGCGTATCGAAAACGACGACGCCTCGCTCTCGGAACTCGGGGTTTTACTCGGAATCGGGCGCAGCGGCGTCAACCATCGGCTGGCTAAGATCGTCAAACTCGCCGAGGAGCTTGCGGTAAAGGAGGGTGACGCACTGTGA
- a CDS encoding DNA polymerase III subunit alpha, translated as MSFVHLHLHSEYSLLDGACRISKLLKRCEELGQTAVAVTDHGNMFGAVEFFKAAKAAGIKPIIGCEAYVAPRAMSDKQRSDETSQHLILLCKNETGYQNLIYMISKGWMEGFYNRPRIDKELIKDHAEGLVALSACMFGEVPTKLRQNDFNGAIEAAMWYKSVFGEDYYLEMQDQGIPDQKGINAGIMRIAKRLGIKVVATNDVHYVDKSDARAQQILICIQTNTNINDPSAMEFPTKEFYLKSEAEMAERFAFAPEAITNTLEVAKKCNFEFEFGKTKLPHFDVPAGFTHFEYLRKLSEEGLAKRYDEQNRAEAQKRLDYELDTIEKMGFTDYFLIVADFITYAKSRGIPVGPGRGSGASSLTGYCLGITGVDPLRYNLMFERFLNPERVSMPDFDIDFCQERRQEVIDYVIAKYGTEHVAQIVTFGTMKARAAIRDVGRALGMSYAAVDIVAKKIPHSMFGTIEDAYEAPNSPLKQQCENDPQAAELVAAAKELEGTARHASTHAAGVVITDKPAYCLVPLALNGSAVVTQYTMNYLEELGLLKIDFLGLRYLTVIHDAVELVRKSAPDFDIDKIPESDPKTYALIGRGDTDGIFQLESGGMRQLLIDMKPKHLDDLMLAISLYRPGPMKAIPQYIAGRADPRNIHYLHPKLKNALKETNGVFAYQEQVTQVCRDLAGFSYGQADMVRRAMAKKKQKEMVRQRARFVHGEKDESGKVIVPGAVSLGINEKTADRIFDDMETFAGYGFNKCHAAPYALIAYQTAYLRTHWYKEYMAALISSMMGDSKATQYIEDCKRHGLKIYPPNINESEKTFVPTENGIRFGLLAIKNLGSAVIDLIVEERRHKGSYRSFYDFCSRVYGRELNSRAVESLIKAGTFDALPGSRRAMMSGSGLILDELAERDRENVEGQLGLFDNAEKPPETQLPEAAEFSQDEILAQEREVTGMFLSAHPLDKFEGLKKQKRIPDISSLLGENASDFDNKRMELLGVVASKTVKMTKNGQSMAFVSIEDKTAGLEVVVFSDLYAKSADLLVNGKALSFSGRISVRENDDNEQESFEVKLIADNITAPDESNLPPVPEQSAEPISDSKNGLYLKLLSKDDPNMEQVKYIVQFSIGDTPLFCYFKNTKKLVRAPRNMWVTPTDGLLRQFRSLLGEENVKLVK; from the coding sequence GTGAGTTTTGTCCACCTGCATCTGCACAGCGAATACAGTTTGCTCGACGGCGCATGCCGCATCAGCAAGCTGTTAAAACGCTGCGAAGAGCTGGGACAGACCGCAGTCGCCGTCACCGACCACGGAAATATGTTCGGCGCGGTCGAGTTTTTCAAGGCCGCAAAAGCCGCCGGCATCAAGCCGATTATCGGCTGTGAGGCCTATGTTGCGCCACGGGCGATGTCGGACAAGCAAAGATCGGATGAGACCTCACAGCATTTAATTTTACTTTGCAAAAACGAGACCGGTTATCAAAATTTAATCTATATGATCTCCAAAGGATGGATGGAGGGGTTTTATAACCGCCCGCGCATCGATAAAGAACTGATTAAAGATCACGCCGAGGGGCTGGTTGCGCTGTCGGCCTGTATGTTCGGCGAAGTGCCCACGAAACTGCGGCAAAACGATTTCAACGGGGCAATTGAAGCCGCGATGTGGTATAAGTCGGTGTTCGGAGAGGACTATTACCTTGAGATGCAGGATCAGGGCATCCCCGATCAGAAAGGCATTAACGCAGGGATTATGCGGATTGCCAAACGGCTCGGCATCAAAGTCGTGGCGACCAACGACGTGCATTATGTGGACAAGTCCGACGCCCGTGCGCAGCAGATTCTGATCTGCATTCAAACCAACACCAACATCAACGATCCGTCAGCGATGGAGTTTCCGACCAAGGAGTTTTATCTGAAATCCGAAGCTGAGATGGCGGAGCGGTTTGCCTTTGCGCCCGAAGCAATCACCAACACCCTTGAAGTGGCCAAAAAGTGCAATTTTGAATTCGAGTTCGGAAAAACCAAACTGCCGCATTTTGACGTGCCCGCCGGATTTACGCATTTTGAATATCTGAGAAAGTTATCCGAAGAGGGACTTGCAAAGCGATATGATGAACAAAACCGCGCCGAAGCTCAAAAACGACTGGATTATGAACTTGACACCATCGAGAAGATGGGCTTTACCGATTATTTTTTGATCGTCGCCGATTTTATTACTTATGCCAAATCGCGCGGGATTCCGGTCGGACCCGGGCGCGGTTCGGGTGCAAGCTCTTTGACCGGGTATTGTCTCGGGATTACCGGCGTCGATCCGCTGCGCTATAACCTGATGTTCGAGCGGTTTTTAAACCCCGAGCGGGTGAGCATGCCCGACTTTGACATCGACTTTTGTCAGGAACGCAGGCAGGAAGTTATTGATTATGTGATTGCCAAATACGGCACCGAACACGTCGCCCAGATCGTCACCTTCGGGACGATGAAGGCAAGAGCCGCCATTCGGGACGTTGGCAGGGCACTCGGGATGAGCTATGCCGCCGTCGACATCGTCGCGAAAAAGATTCCGCATTCAATGTTCGGTACGATCGAGGACGCTTACGAGGCCCCGAACAGCCCGTTAAAGCAGCAATGCGAAAACGACCCGCAGGCGGCGGAACTCGTCGCGGCGGCGAAAGAACTCGAGGGTACGGCTCGCCACGCCTCGACCCACGCCGCAGGTGTCGTGATTACCGACAAGCCGGCCTACTGTCTCGTACCGTTGGCTTTAAACGGGTCGGCGGTCGTGACCCAATATACGATGAACTACCTCGAGGAGCTCGGACTCTTAAAGATTGACTTTTTGGGGCTGCGGTATCTGACAGTCATCCACGACGCGGTGGAGTTGGTACGCAAAAGCGCACCGGATTTTGACATTGACAAGATTCCCGAAAGCGACCCCAAGACCTACGCACTGATCGGCAGGGGCGATACCGACGGGATTTTTCAGCTCGAATCGGGCGGCATGCGGCAGCTGTTGATCGACATGAAGCCGAAGCACCTCGACGATTTGATGCTTGCGATCTCGCTCTACCGCCCGGGACCGATGAAAGCGATTCCGCAATATATAGCCGGAAGAGCCGACCCGCGCAATATTCACTATCTGCATCCGAAACTCAAAAATGCCTTGAAAGAGACCAACGGTGTGTTCGCCTATCAGGAACAGGTGACGCAGGTGTGCCGTGATCTGGCCGGATTTTCGTACGGGCAGGCCGACATGGTGCGGCGTGCGATGGCCAAGAAAAAGCAAAAAGAGATGGTGCGCCAACGCGCGCGGTTTGTACACGGCGAAAAAGATGAAAGCGGAAAAGTGATCGTGCCGGGCGCGGTCTCGCTGGGCATCAATGAGAAAACCGCAGACCGAATTTTTGACGATATGGAGACCTTTGCGGGGTACGGGTTTAACAAATGCCACGCCGCACCTTATGCGCTGATCGCCTATCAGACGGCTTACTTACGCACACACTGGTATAAGGAATATATGGCGGCGTTGATTTCGAGCATGATGGGCGACTCCAAGGCGACTCAGTACATCGAGGACTGTAAGCGGCATGGGCTGAAAATTTATCCGCCGAATATCAACGAGAGTGAAAAGACCTTTGTGCCGACCGAAAACGGTATTCGGTTCGGGCTGCTGGCGATCAAAAATTTGGGCAGCGCGGTGATCGATCTGATTGTCGAGGAGCGCAGACACAAAGGGTCGTACCGCTCGTTTTATGATTTTTGTTCCAGGGTTTACGGGCGTGAACTCAACAGCCGTGCGGTGGAGTCACTGATCAAGGCCGGGACGTTTGACGCGCTGCCGGGTTCCAGACGGGCAATGATGAGCGGCTCGGGCTTGATTTTGGACGAACTTGCCGAACGTGACCGTGAGAACGTGGAGGGGCAATTGGGATTGTTCGACAACGCCGAAAAGCCGCCCGAAACCCAGCTGCCCGAGGCCGCTGAGTTTTCTCAAGATGAGATTTTGGCGCAGGAACGCGAAGTGACCGGAATGTTTTTATCGGCGCATCCGCTGGACAAGTTCGAGGGGCTGAAAAAGCAAAAGCGCATTCCCGATATCTCCTCGTTGCTCGGGGAAAACGCCTCCGATTTTGACAACAAGCGCATGGAACTGCTGGGCGTGGTCGCGTCCAAGACTGTCAAGATGACGAAAAACGGGCAGAGCATGGCGTTTGTTTCAATTGAAGACAAGACCGCCGGGCTTGAGGTGGTGGTTTTTTCGGATTTATACGCCAAGAGCGCCGATTTGCTCGTAAACGGGAAAGCCCTCTCTTTTTCGGGGCGGATCTCGGTACGCGAAAACGACGATAACGAACAGGAGAGCTTTGAAGTTAAGCTGATCGCAGACAATATCACTGCGCCCGACGAGAGCAATCTGCCGCCCGTGCCCGAACAATCGGCGGAACCGATATCCGATTCCAAAAACGGGTTATATTTGAAACTGCTTTCCAAAGATGATCCAAATATGGAGCAGGTCAAATACATCGTCCAATTCAGCATCGGCGATACGCCGCTTTTCTGCTATTTCAAAAACACAAAGAAACTCGTAAGAGCGCCTCGAAATATGTGGGTGACGCCGACCGACGGATTGCTGCGGCAATTCAGGTCGCTGCTCGGGGAGGAAAACGTCAAACTTGTGAAGTAG
- a CDS encoding HD domain-containing protein produces MITFEQVKNNQAVKTYITRADESLIALGYTEHSFSHVLKVASTAKYILTTLGYSEREIELAQIAGYLHDIGNLVNRIDHAQSGAVMAFRILDHMGASAEEIATIVTAIGNHDEGTAEAVNAVAAALILADKTDVRRSRVRNRDITKFDIHDRVNYSVKKATTQINDEKTAVELKLTIDTGRFSAMEYFEIFLDRMLLCRKAAEKLGLEFHVYINGQRLV; encoded by the coding sequence ATGATTACATTCGAACAAGTTAAAAACAATCAGGCTGTCAAGACCTACATTACCCGCGCCGACGAATCGCTGATTGCGCTCGGTTACACCGAACACAGTTTTTCGCACGTGCTGAAAGTCGCTTCGACCGCCAAGTATATCCTCACGACGCTGGGGTATTCCGAGCGCGAGATTGAGTTGGCCCAGATTGCGGGATATCTGCACGATATCGGCAACCTCGTCAACCGCATCGACCATGCTCAGAGCGGGGCCGTGATGGCGTTTCGTATTTTAGACCATATGGGCGCCAGCGCCGAGGAGATTGCGACTATCGTGACCGCCATCGGAAACCACGACGAGGGCACCGCCGAGGCCGTCAACGCCGTCGCCGCCGCATTGATATTGGCTGACAAAACCGACGTGCGCCGCAGCCGCGTGCGCAACCGCGACATCACCAAGTTCGACATCCATGACCGCGTCAACTATTCGGTTAAAAAGGCCACGACCCAAATCAACGACGAAAAGACCGCTGTTGAATTGAAGCTGACCATTGATACCGGGCGGTTTTCGGCGATGGAATATTTCGAGATCTTTCTCGATCGCATGCTGTTGTGCCGGAAAGCCGCGGAAAAACTGGGGTTGGAGTTCCATGTGTATATCAACGGTCAAAGACTTGTATAG
- a CDS encoding YfcE family phosphodiesterase gives MKIVVMSDSHGNAETVEKVIAGNPDTDGFYHLGDGWRDFAFTAVEPGVFKVDIIRIGVKGNCDMGCELPHKDVRTLEGVKIAAAHGEDFHGLSGAVLFGAKEKAKVVLHGHTHIPNIEFVNGVWVVCPGTLKYGGVQTYAVLEIRDGTVKPDLIRL, from the coding sequence ATGAAAATCGTTGTAATGTCCGACAGCCACGGGAACGCCGAGACTGTGGAAAAAGTGATTGCGGGAAATCCAGATACCGACGGGTTTTATCATCTTGGCGACGGTTGGCGGGACTTTGCGTTTACGGCGGTTGAGCCGGGTGTTTTCAAAGTCGACATAATACGCATCGGCGTAAAGGGCAACTGCGACATGGGCTGTGAACTGCCGCATAAGGACGTTCGGACGCTTGAGGGAGTGAAAATCGCCGCTGCACACGGGGAGGATTTTCACGGACTTTCCGGCGCGGTGTTGTTCGGCGCAAAGGAAAAGGCAAAAGTCGTTTTGCACGGGCACACCCACATTCCGAATATCGAATTTGTCAACGGGGTTTGGGTCGTCTGTCCCGGTACTTTGAAATATGGGGGCGTACAGACTTACGCGGTTCTTGAAATCAGAGACGGTACTGTAAAACCCGATCTGATTCGTCTGTAA
- a CDS encoding ROK family protein: protein MYYIGIDLGGTNIAVGVCDENYKIVGRGSAKTNLPRPAEEIAADMVTAAKTAVENAGLTMADIKWAGIGAPGSIEPKSGVIIYNNNLGFNNVPIVDLVEKGLGVPTFVENDGNAAAYGEMLAGAGKGVKDLVAITLGTGVGGGIIIDKKIYAGFNYAGAELGHMVIEKDGWPCTCGRKGCFEAYSSATGMVKMTKLGMQKHPSSIMWKLTGGNIDNAGGKTACDGVRKGDEAAGEVWNKYLDYLACGIINLINIFQPEVFCIGGGISKEGDFLLEPLRSRIAKETYSRSGIPQTRIVAATLGNDAGIIGAAFLGNIR from the coding sequence ATGTACTATATCGGAATTGATTTGGGCGGTACCAACATCGCGGTCGGCGTTTGCGACGAGAATTATAAAATTGTCGGGAGAGGGTCGGCGAAAACCAACCTGCCGCGGCCTGCGGAGGAAATCGCCGCCGATATGGTCACCGCCGCCAAAACCGCTGTAGAAAATGCGGGGCTGACGATGGCCGACATCAAATGGGCCGGAATCGGCGCGCCGGGTTCGATCGAGCCGAAAAGCGGTGTAATTATCTACAACAACAACCTAGGGTTTAACAACGTCCCGATTGTCGATCTCGTCGAAAAGGGACTCGGCGTTCCGACCTTCGTCGAAAACGACGGCAACGCGGCGGCATACGGCGAAATGCTGGCGGGTGCGGGTAAGGGCGTCAAAGACCTGGTTGCCATCACGCTCGGAACAGGCGTCGGCGGCGGCATCATCATCGACAAGAAAATTTACGCGGGATTCAACTACGCGGGTGCGGAACTGGGGCATATGGTCATCGAAAAGGACGGCTGGCCCTGTACCTGCGGGCGAAAGGGCTGCTTTGAGGCCTATTCTTCGGCGACCGGAATGGTCAAGATGACCAAACTCGGGATGCAAAAACATCCTTCCTCGATTATGTGGAAGCTCACAGGCGGCAACATTGACAACGCGGGCGGCAAGACTGCCTGTGACGGCGTGCGTAAGGGCGACGAAGCTGCGGGGGAGGTCTGGAACAAGTATTTGGACTATCTGGCTTGCGGTATCATCAACCTCATTAATATTTTTCAGCCGGAGGTGTTCTGCATCGGCGGCGGAATTTCAAAAGAAGGGGACTTTTTGCTCGAACCGCTGCGGTCCCGCATTGCGAAAGAGACCTACAGCCGGAGCGGCATCCCCCAGACCAGAATCGTCGCGGCGACACTCGGCAACGACGCGGGTATTATCGGCGCGGCTTTCCTCGGAAACATTCGTTAG
- the fba gene encoding class II fructose-1,6-bisphosphate aldolase, whose translation MPLVTSKEMFKKAYDGGYAIGAFNVNNMEIIQGITEAAKEENAPLILQVSSGARKYANHTYLIKLVEAALIETDLPICLHLDHGDTFELCKSCIDGGFSSVMIDGSHHSFAENIELTKKVVEYAHAHGVVVEGELGRLAGIEDAVQVSEEDSSYTRPEEVEEFVAKTGVDSLAIAIGTSHGAYKFKPGTKPQLRFDILDEVTKRLPGFPIVLHGASSVMPEYVKMINENGGNMPDAIGVPEDQLRQAAASAVCKINIDSDLRLAMTGTIRQYFAAHPDHFDPRQYLKPARENIKQLVKHKLVEVLGCAGKA comes from the coding sequence ATGCCGTTAGTAACAAGCAAAGAAATGTTCAAAAAGGCCTATGACGGCGGATACGCCATCGGCGCGTTCAACGTCAACAATATGGAGATCATCCAGGGTATCACTGAGGCCGCCAAGGAAGAAAACGCCCCGCTGATCCTGCAGGTCTCCTCCGGTGCCCGCAAATACGCCAACCACACCTATCTGATCAAATTGGTCGAAGCGGCACTGATCGAAACCGATCTGCCCATCTGCCTGCATCTCGACCACGGCGACACGTTTGAGCTGTGCAAATCCTGCATCGACGGCGGTTTCTCGTCCGTTATGATCGACGGTTCCCACCACTCGTTTGCCGAAAACATCGAACTGACCAAAAAGGTCGTCGAATATGCCCATGCCCACGGCGTGGTCGTCGAAGGCGAACTGGGCCGTCTGGCCGGTATCGAAGACGCCGTTCAGGTCAGCGAAGAAGATTCGTCCTACACCCGCCCCGAGGAAGTCGAAGAATTCGTCGCCAAGACCGGCGTCGATTCGCTGGCCATCGCCATCGGCACTTCCCACGGCGCCTATAAATTTAAGCCCGGCACCAAACCGCAGCTGCGCTTCGACATCCTTGACGAGGTCACCAAGCGCCTGCCCGGCTTCCCGATCGTGCTGCACGGCGCATCCAGCGTCATGCCGGAATACGTCAAGATGATCAACGAAAACGGCGGCAACATGCCCGATGCGATCGGTGTACCTGAGGATCAGCTGCGCCAAGCGGCAGCCAGCGCGGTCTGCAAGATCAACATCGACTCCGACCTGCGCCTTGCGATGACCGGCACCATCCGTCAGTATTTCGCCGCGCATCCGGATCACTTCGACCCGCGACAATATCTCAAACCCGCCCGCGAGAACATCAAGCAGCTCGTCAAACACAAGCTGGTCGAAGTCCTCGGCTGCGCAGGCAAAGCATAA
- the murB gene encoding UDP-N-acetylmuramate dehydrogenase — protein MTGRAAFFCEREKIQYRIDEPLSEHTSFRIGGSAALFAEPDTPEKAAALLGFCTENGIKHTIMGRGSDLLVSDEGYDGVVIRIGEKMGDLSVDKNIITAQAGGSLTGLCRFAQANRLSGLEFAFGIPGSVGGGVYMNAGAYGGELKDVVTEIGYCGADGKVKTLKKEECEFSYRHSFFTDKDLLILWAKFELAQGDGAEIGAKMADISNRRSDKQPLNYPSAGSVFMRPPGFYTGALIEQAGLKGKCIGGAQVSEKHAGFIINTGNATAKDVKELIALIQDEIKCRNGVDLVCEIKFLE, from the coding sequence TTGACCGGAAGAGCGGCCTTTTTCTGCGAACGGGAGAAAATTCAATATCGTATTGATGAACCGCTGAGCGAACATACGAGTTTTCGCATCGGCGGTTCCGCCGCGTTGTTTGCAGAACCCGATACGCCTGAAAAAGCGGCTGCACTGTTGGGCTTTTGCACCGAAAACGGGATCAAACACACGATTATGGGACGCGGCAGCGATTTATTGGTTTCGGATGAGGGCTATGACGGGGTCGTGATCCGAATCGGCGAAAAGATGGGCGACCTGAGCGTCGACAAGAATATCATCACGGCACAGGCGGGTGGTTCGCTGACGGGTCTTTGCCGCTTCGCGCAGGCCAACCGGCTGTCGGGACTGGAATTTGCGTTCGGCATTCCGGGCAGCGTCGGCGGCGGGGTCTATATGAACGCGGGGGCTTACGGCGGCGAACTGAAAGACGTCGTGACCGAAATCGGTTACTGCGGCGCGGACGGAAAAGTCAAAACGCTGAAAAAGGAAGAATGCGAATTTAGCTACCGCCACAGCTTTTTTACGGATAAAGATCTGCTGATTTTATGGGCGAAATTTGAGCTTGCGCAAGGTGACGGTGCGGAAATCGGGGCCAAGATGGCCGATATTTCAAACCGCCGCAGTGACAAACAGCCGTTGAACTATCCGAGCGCGGGCAGCGTGTTTATGCGGCCTCCGGGTTTTTACACCGGCGCGCTAATCGAACAGGCCGGGCTGAAAGGGAAATGCATCGGCGGCGCACAGGTCAGCGAAAAGCACGCCGGATTTATTATCAATACCGGAAACGCGACCGCTAAAGATGTCAAGGAACTGATCGCGTTGATTCAGGACGAGATCAAATGCCGCAACGGCGTTGATCTCGTATGTGAAATTAAATTTTTGGAGTAG